A genomic segment from Oncorhynchus clarkii lewisi isolate Uvic-CL-2024 chromosome 12, UVic_Ocla_1.0, whole genome shotgun sequence encodes:
- the LOC139422045 gene encoding uncharacterized protein, translated as MKGDVHREYLSPDLNLLRMYRLYKENNTTSSAKFWVYRDIFKQQSLNFGQPRSDTCGKCDAFFTKMSAATSEEEKRKIAVESELHHRKAEKAYTQLQSDTEWAKANADCHVISVDLQGVMYTPNLTHSNVYYQRQLSNFNFCIQELGKEDPAYMCVWHEGIAHRGSIEVASCIMKWVKTKFTPLTKPEVRKLIIFSDRCCGQNNNWRMLNLMSMLVSMGYFTQVEQKFMVSGHSFLPCDRSFATIEKRRKVSVLHTPDDVSKMILEAQPAKPFKVMRMQCEDFRHLPDSVLKRPAGLQITSVRWLKVTVEDPWNLYAKQSHSLFEGWKSWLISKPKHGATPQPPYFASHYPRAYESPLPIKKNKYQDLMTMLNYLPAAARSFYESLQSE; from the exons ATGAAGGgggatgtacacagagaatacCTCAGCCCTGATCTGAATTTGTTGCGAATGTACCGACTCTACAAAGAGAATAATACCACATCATCTGCAAAATTCTGGGTTTATAGGGACATTTTCAAACAGCAGAGTCTCAATTTCGGCCAACCCAGGAGTGACACCTGTGGCAAATGTGACGCATTCTTCACTAAGATGTCAGCAGCAACAtctgaagaggagaagaggaagattgCAGTTGAAAGTGAGTTACACCATCGAAAAGCCGAAAAGGCCTACACACAGCTTCAAAGTGACACTGAGTGGGCTAAAGCCAATGCTGACTGCCATGTTATTTCTGTGGATCTACAGGGGGTGATGTACACCCCTAATCTGACCCACTCCAATGTCTACTACCAGCGGCAGCTGTCAAATTTTAACTTTTGCATCCAGGAACTTGGAAAAGAAGATCCTGCATACATGTGTGTTTGGCATGAGGGGATTGCACACCGAGGGTCCATTGAGGTGGCAAGCTGCATAATGAAGTGGGTGAAGACAAAATTCACGCCACTCACCAAACCAGAGGTGCGCAAGTTGATCATATTCAGTGACAGATGCTGTGGGCAGAATAACAACTGGCGGATGCTCAATCTGATGTCGATGCTCGTCTCTATGGGTTACTTTACCCAAGTTGAGCAGAAGTTCATGGTCTCTGGTCATTCTTTTCTTCCTTGTGATCGATCTTTTGCCACCATCGAGAAGAGGCGCAAGGTGTCAGTCCTTCATACACCTGATGATGTTTCAAAGATGATACTTGAAGCACAACCAGCAAAACCATTCAAGGTGATGAGGATGCAATGTGAAGACTTCAGGCACCTCCCAGATTCTGTCCTCAAGCGACCAGCTGGACTACAGATCACCTCAGTGAGGTGGTTAAAAGTCACAG TTGAGGATCCTTGGAATCTGTACGCCAAACAGAGCCACAGTCTATTTGAGGGATGGAAGTCGTGGCTGATCTCCAAACCAAAACACGGAGCTACACCTCAACCTCCCTATTTTGCAAGCCACTACCCTAGAGCATATGAGAGTCCTCTACCCATCAAAAAAAACAAGTACCAAGATCTGATGACCATGCTCAACTACTTGCCAGCTGCTGCACGCTCTTTTTATGAATCACTGCAGAGTGAATAA